The window TTGTTGTGCAGCTCACTGTGGGGGTCCAGCATCCGCGGCCTCACGGTGATGTTCCCGTTCTGGATGCTGGTCGGCGGCGCCGCCGCCTGGCTCGCCGGGCGCGGCCGCAACGGGTCCGGATGGGTGTGGATGGTGCTGGCCCTGCTCACGCTGGGGCTGTTCTGGGTGGAGCTGCTGATCGCCAACGGCGCCTTCGTGGTGTGACCGCAGGGCCCGGCGGGGGCCCGCGGAGCGCGTCCGTCCCGCCGTGCACCGTCCGGAGCGCCTAGGGTTTGCGACCATGAGCACGGTGTCCGAATCCCCCGTCGTCACCCCCGCGGGACTCGCCGTCCCCGAACGCAACAGCTTCGGCGGCCGGTTCGAGTTCCTCGACGCCATCCGTGGGATCGCCGCGATGCTGGTGGTGGTCGAGCACATCTTCGAGCAGTACTTCCCGGCCTTCGGCGAGTGGAGTCTGACCCACTTCCGCTTCGGCGAATTCGGCGTGACGGTGTTCTTCCTGGTCAGCGGCTACATCATCCCGGCCTCCCTGGAACGGCGCGGGTCGCTCAAGGAGTTCTGGGTCGGCCGGTTCTTCCGGCTGTTCCCGCTGTACTGGGCGTGCCTGGTGGCGATGCTGGTGCTGCACAAGCTGGACCTGTACCGCGGTTTCAGCGCCGCCTACCTCGACGGCTGGGTGGGCTTCACCGCGATCAACGCGACCATGCTGCAGAACTTCGCCAGCACCCCGCTGGCCATGGGTCAGTCGTGGACGCTGGCCTACGAGATGGTGTTCTACATCGTCGTGTGCGTGCTGTTCGCGGCCGGCTGGCACAAGCGCTCCGTGGTCTTCGCCACCATCGGCCTCACCGTGTCGATGCTCATCGGCAACCGCCTGGCCCCCAGCCCGCTCGGTGACATGAGCCAGAACCGCTGGTTGCTGCTGATCGCGATGGTCGCGCTCGCGGTCGGCGTCGGCGCCTTCCTGGCCCGCGGCCGCGGGATGCGCATCGCGCTGATCTGCGGCGTCATCCTCGGTGTGGTCGCCCTGGGCCTGTTCAACCGGCCGGAGCCGACGTTCAC is drawn from Nakamurella deserti and contains these coding sequences:
- a CDS encoding acyltransferase family protein; its protein translation is MSTVSESPVVTPAGLAVPERNSFGGRFEFLDAIRGIAAMLVVVEHIFEQYFPAFGEWSLTHFRFGEFGVTVFFLVSGYIIPASLERRGSLKEFWVGRFFRLFPLYWACLVAMLVLHKLDLYRGFSAAYLDGWVGFTAINATMLQNFASTPLAMGQSWTLAYEMVFYIVVCVLFAAGWHKRSVVFATIGLTVSMLIGNRLAPSPLGDMSQNRWLLLIAMVALAVGVGAFLARGRGMRIALICGVILGVVALGLFNRPEPTFTAAFFLGTMFFGNCVFRWTTGILSTRALLMLTMLAFIAIVVAQEHDWSPWLAPVPEINGAFHLAEVLTYGGAYVTFFAAFLYRDKGYPGILLWLGRISYSLYLVHSVVLYTVPEIPGQPLATALVTIAATVVVSWLTYRFIEQPAIDLGRAVTRRMRGREQPATPEQAGMVPGGR